A window of Thermococcus aggregans contains these coding sequences:
- a CDS encoding type II toxin-antitoxin system VapC family toxin: MSGRTVYLDSSAIIKRYVKEKNSEKIIKLYRKAYNGEVKLSFSLWNIGEVLGVLDKARRLERLDIDSYELVRARFLSETLRMKQLGILKLIPVYASIIEKSWQLIEKYHIYQADALQILSSKRVNADEFYTGDKRLNEVAILEGLKSILV; this comes from the coding sequence ATGAGCGGGAGAACAGTATACTTGGACAGTAGCGCCATAATAAAACGTTACGTAAAGGAAAAGAACAGCGAAAAAATCATTAAACTCTACAGAAAAGCGTATAATGGAGAAGTTAAGCTCTCCTTCAGCCTCTGGAATATAGGTGAAGTGCTAGGGGTTCTTGATAAAGCAAGAAGGCTTGAAAGGCTTGATATAGATAGTTATGAGTTAGTTAGAGCCAGATTTCTCTCTGAAACTCTTAGAATGAAGCAACTAGGGATATTAAAGCTTATTCCGGTGTATGCGTCAATAATTGAAAAGAGCTGGCAACTGATAGAGAAATACCACATATATCAAGCCGATGCCCTTCAGATACTCTCCTCAAAGAGGGTAAATGCGGATGAATTTTATACTGGGGATAAAAGATTGAACGAAGTAGCTATTTTGGAGGGATTGAAGTCGATTCTTGTTTGA
- a CDS encoding ABC transporter permease, protein MIGNIIKTNLILGVRSYVYPIYILIGLAYGLMLMAFPERYLPTMVPIFLLFEPGLVGFMFVGTEIFAEKKDGAIGALAVTPIDWRSYILAKTLLLSMLSIIGAILIMAIGTRSLNGLPYVIVGVFLVSIVYTLLGIAVSAKYYDLDDYFVPIMGVLIISLLPFAHYHGYLTNEIWKVLYLVPSYPGLYFFKAPFEGISTNTLAWSAVALIVWAGVAYYIAKIRFYKYAVEGLR, encoded by the coding sequence ATGATAGGGAACATAATCAAGACAAACCTTATCCTTGGGGTGAGAAGCTACGTTTACCCAATATACATATTAATAGGATTAGCATACGGTCTCATGCTCATGGCCTTTCCCGAGCGCTACCTCCCTACGATGGTGCCAATCTTCCTCCTCTTTGAACCCGGATTGGTTGGCTTCATGTTCGTAGGAACTGAAATATTCGCCGAGAAGAAGGACGGCGCGATAGGCGCTTTAGCGGTAACCCCGATAGACTGGAGAAGCTATATTCTAGCTAAAACACTCCTTTTGAGTATGCTATCAATTATCGGAGCCATACTTATAATGGCAATTGGGACAAGATCTCTCAATGGGCTTCCATATGTGATTGTGGGAGTCTTCTTAGTTTCCATAGTTTACACGCTCCTCGGAATAGCGGTTTCGGCAAAGTACTACGACCTTGATGATTACTTTGTTCCGATAATGGGGGTTTTGATAATCTCACTCCTCCCATTTGCCCACTATCATGGCTACCTGACAAACGAAATCTGGAAAGTTCTCTACCTCGTACCGAGCTACCCCGGGCTTTATTTCTTCAAAGCGCCCTTCGAGGGAATCTCGACTAACACATTAGCATGGTCCGCCGTAGCCTTAATTGTTTGGGCAGGTGTAGCGTATTACATCGCTAAAATAAGGTTTTACAAATACGCCGTGGAGGGATTGAGATGA
- a CDS encoding ABC transporter permease has product MSFVKKFTSIYKTDLKLLRRDPMLLYSVAMILVLLLIVRYFKDRIGVYYPTLALLVMLFIPMILGMIPGFMMADEKEDKTIQALQVIPISSEAFLAYRLTWASLTTAILTAISPKILAIELPQKGLLALVVLFVLEVWIYGLLITVFSESRMQALTVSKVLGWFLMLPPLIKLVVVWRNLSTDWSKFTAFLPTYWLYKVFEGIPLNDYSNFPTAIAVHLVWLIPLVLLFRKRVL; this is encoded by the coding sequence ATGAGTTTTGTGAAAAAGTTCACTTCCATTTACAAGACCGACCTTAAGCTTCTCCGTAGAGACCCCATGCTCCTTTACAGTGTGGCAATGATACTCGTTCTACTTCTTATAGTTAGATACTTCAAGGATCGCATCGGAGTTTACTACCCGACACTGGCGCTCCTTGTAATGCTATTCATCCCCATGATACTGGGGATGATACCAGGATTCATGATGGCCGACGAGAAGGAGGACAAAACCATACAGGCCCTTCAGGTGATTCCCATTTCAAGTGAGGCTTTTCTTGCTTACAGGCTTACATGGGCTTCCTTAACTACTGCCATACTAACAGCCATATCCCCAAAAATCCTCGCCATAGAGCTTCCGCAAAAGGGTCTTCTGGCTTTGGTAGTTCTTTTTGTCCTCGAGGTTTGGATTTATGGTCTGCTCATCACGGTGTTCTCAGAGTCAAGGATGCAAGCTTTGACTGTTTCCAAGGTTCTCGGATGGTTCTTAATGCTGCCACCGCTGATAAAGCTCGTTGTTGTCTGGAGAAACCTCTCGACAGACTGGAGCAAGTTCACAGCGTTTCTGCCAACATACTGGCTTTACAAGGTCTTTGAAGGAATTCCACTTAACGACTACAGCAACTTCCCTACAGCAATTGCCGTCCATCTTGTCTGGCTAATTCCGCTAGTCCTTCTTTTTAGAAAGAGAGTTCTTTGA
- a CDS encoding galactokinase — protein MAMVRVESPGRVNLIGEHTDYTFGYVMPMAINLYTVLEGEKAQEVTLYSEHFKEERSFKPDQLNRENAWIDYVKGIYWVLKKEGYSVGGMKGKISGDLPIGAGLSSSASLELAVLEFLNKAYSLNLSRLEMALLAKKAENEFVGVPCGILDQFAIAFGKKDHVIFLDTDTLKYEYVPFPEDVSMVVFYTGVKRELASSAYAERRVIVKEALSILGKRTSKEVSEEELSRLPSLYARYLGYIVRENRRVLKVRDALKSGDIVRVGELLMEAHWDIARNYEVSCEELDFFVRKAKELNAYGARLTGAGFGGSAIALVDREEAQQFGEKILREYKERFPWEARYFVVEPAEGVK, from the coding sequence ATGGCTATGGTACGGGTAGAATCTCCAGGCAGGGTAAACCTTATCGGAGAGCACACGGACTACACATTCGGCTATGTAATGCCTATGGCGATAAACCTTTACACGGTTCTGGAAGGCGAAAAGGCACAGGAAGTCACCCTTTATTCTGAGCACTTTAAAGAGGAAAGGTCTTTCAAACCGGATCAGCTTAACAGAGAGAATGCATGGATAGACTACGTGAAAGGGATCTACTGGGTGCTCAAGAAAGAAGGGTACAGCGTAGGCGGTATGAAGGGAAAAATATCAGGTGATCTGCCCATTGGGGCGGGCTTAAGCTCTTCGGCAAGCCTCGAACTCGCGGTTCTAGAGTTCCTCAACAAGGCATATTCGCTCAACCTCTCCCGCCTCGAGATGGCACTGCTGGCAAAGAAAGCCGAGAACGAGTTCGTTGGAGTACCTTGCGGAATACTCGACCAGTTCGCGATAGCCTTTGGAAAGAAGGACCACGTGATCTTCCTGGACACTGACACGCTAAAATATGAGTACGTACCGTTCCCGGAAGACGTTTCGATGGTGGTATTCTACACGGGCGTGAAAAGGGAGCTGGCCTCATCGGCCTACGCGGAGAGAAGGGTCATCGTTAAAGAAGCACTAAGCATCCTTGGGAAGAGAACCTCAAAAGAGGTAAGCGAAGAGGAACTCTCAAGGCTTCCAAGCCTTTATGCTAGGTACTTAGGCTACATCGTGAGGGAGAACCGCCGCGTCCTTAAGGTCAGGGACGCTCTTAAATCCGGCGACATCGTCCGGGTGGGAGAGCTTCTCATGGAGGCGCACTGGGACATAGCGAGGAATTACGAGGTCAGTTGTGAGGAGCTTGACTTCTTTGTAAGAAAGGCCAAAGAACTCAACGCTTACGGCGCAAGGTTGACGGGAGCGGGGTTTGGAGGCTCGGCAATAGCTCTCGTGGACAGAGAAGAGGCCCAGCAGTTCGGCGAGAAGATTCTTAGGGAGTACAAAGAGAGGTTTCCATGGGAAGCGCGGTATTTTGTTGTAGAACCCGCTGAGGGGGTCAAATGA
- a CDS encoding ABC transporter ATP-binding protein, which translates to MPVIEVRNVKKYYGDVRGVENLSFEVEEGEIYGFLGPNGAGKTTTVKILVKIIKDYTGEVRVFGKDLREWGKDYYNKIGVSFEFPAVYSRLTALENLQFFASFYKKHLDPMNVLKMVGLDKEADQLVARFSKGMKKKLDLARALLPDPEILFLDEPLEGLDPASARKIKDLLLEMRENGKTIFLTTHNMYVADELCDRVAFIVDGAVRLVDNPSELKVKMGKRVVKVEYVANGSVVVKEFPLENIGQNEEFLNILKNYEIRRINTEEPTLEEIFLKVTGRRLV; encoded by the coding sequence ATGCCCGTGATTGAAGTTAGGAATGTTAAGAAGTATTACGGCGATGTTAGAGGTGTAGAGAATTTAAGCTTTGAAGTTGAAGAAGGGGAAATCTACGGCTTCCTCGGGCCAAATGGGGCTGGAAAGACGACAACCGTTAAAATTCTCGTGAAGATCATCAAGGACTACACCGGGGAAGTCAGGGTTTTTGGCAAAGACTTGAGAGAATGGGGCAAAGATTACTACAACAAAATCGGTGTGTCGTTTGAGTTCCCAGCTGTTTATTCAAGGCTCACCGCTCTTGAAAACCTCCAGTTCTTTGCAAGCTTCTATAAGAAGCATCTCGACCCAATGAACGTCCTAAAAATGGTTGGTCTTGACAAAGAAGCGGATCAGCTCGTGGCTAGGTTCTCCAAGGGTATGAAGAAGAAGCTTGATTTAGCGAGGGCTCTGCTGCCCGACCCTGAAATATTGTTCTTAGACGAGCCCCTCGAGGGTCTTGACCCAGCAAGTGCAAGAAAAATAAAAGACCTGCTCCTTGAAATGCGTGAAAACGGAAAAACGATCTTTTTGACAACCCATAACATGTACGTTGCGGATGAGCTCTGCGATAGGGTTGCTTTTATCGTCGATGGTGCCGTAAGGCTTGTAGATAATCCGAGTGAGCTCAAGGTAAAAATGGGCAAGCGGGTTGTTAAAGTGGAATACGTTGCCAATGGCAGTGTTGTGGTTAAGGAGTTCCCGCTTGAAAACATCGGTCAAAACGAGGAGTTTCTGAACATCTTGAAGAACTATGAAATAAGGAGAATAAACACCGAAGAGCCCACTCTGGAAGAGATATTCCTAAAGGTGACTGGGAGGAGGCTTGTATGA
- a CDS encoding thiamine-phosphate kinase produces the protein MERVIIELFIKHFKLQGDLPLGDDAGALNLGDEWLIATNDMLVRSTDVPDIMTPEQVGFKVFTMNVSDVAAMGGKPIGFLFSLGVPKDTDMDYLEGVAEGIAEASEFYETPIISADTNEACDLIIDGIALGKTKRLLTRSGAKPGDLVCVTGDIGRALAGLKVYFEGIDIEEKTRKILYEKLLEPKARVKEGTTLSKYANAAIDISDGMSKELHLIAEMSKVKIIIDTEKLPIREEVFEVAKLLGLDPIEVALASGEEFELIFTIPEEHLNKLDFDFAVIGRVEKGEGVYLRRNGKLEKMPILGWEHLANP, from the coding sequence GTGGAGAGAGTGATAATAGAGCTCTTCATAAAGCACTTCAAACTTCAGGGTGATTTACCATTAGGAGATGATGCCGGAGCGTTAAATCTTGGCGATGAATGGCTCATAGCAACAAACGACATGCTCGTAAGAAGCACGGACGTTCCCGATATAATGACGCCGGAGCAGGTTGGGTTTAAAGTGTTCACTATGAACGTAAGTGATGTCGCCGCAATGGGCGGAAAACCTATAGGATTTCTCTTTTCTCTTGGAGTGCCCAAGGATACTGACATGGACTATCTTGAGGGCGTTGCAGAGGGCATTGCCGAGGCTTCTGAGTTTTATGAGACCCCAATAATAAGCGCCGATACCAATGAGGCGTGTGATCTGATAATAGATGGAATTGCCCTTGGAAAAACTAAAAGGCTGCTCACGAGAAGTGGAGCAAAGCCCGGAGATTTGGTTTGCGTTACCGGAGACATCGGGAGGGCTTTAGCCGGGCTAAAGGTATACTTTGAAGGTATCGATATTGAGGAGAAAACAAGAAAAATACTGTATGAGAAGCTCCTTGAGCCAAAAGCCCGGGTTAAGGAGGGAACTACGTTAAGCAAATACGCAAATGCCGCGATAGATATAAGCGACGGTATGAGCAAAGAATTGCACTTAATAGCGGAGATGAGCAAAGTAAAGATAATTATCGATACAGAAAAGCTCCCCATAAGAGAGGAAGTTTTTGAAGTGGCTAAGCTCTTGGGCTTAGACCCCATTGAGGTTGCCTTAGCTTCCGGAGAAGAGTTTGAGCTCATCTTTACGATTCCCGAGGAGCACTTAAATAAGCTTGACTTTGATTTCGCAGTGATTGGAAGGGTTGAAAAAGGAGAGGGAGTTTACCTAAGGAGGAATGGAAAGCTCGAAAAGATGCCAATTTTGGGGTGGGAGCATCTGGCAAATCCTTAA
- a CDS encoding helix-turn-helix domain-containing protein — protein sequence MKRIKFKIPMDRINYEFFNAFKWFMDLVEWGYGDTYFFIGSDVVKLVEIKFKEDVNPEKIVKKLLEIPHVKDAKLIPKNDHYVLYARANIFEAPLPQNAMEIFDIQKKGMVIFEKGTFTSSEVYLYVICEDELVGDVIAVIKKVYHGELASIEEYSPEESPLSKLTGKQLEALLLAYKSGYFDSPRRITLRELAEMLNLSPSTVKEHLRKAQKKVFEELIG from the coding sequence ATGAAAAGAATCAAGTTCAAAATCCCAATGGATAGAATTAATTATGAGTTTTTCAACGCCTTTAAGTGGTTCATGGACTTGGTTGAGTGGGGCTATGGGGACACCTACTTCTTCATCGGGAGTGATGTAGTGAAGCTCGTGGAGATTAAGTTCAAAGAAGATGTGAATCCGGAAAAAATCGTTAAAAAACTCCTTGAAATTCCTCACGTTAAGGATGCCAAGCTAATTCCAAAAAACGACCACTACGTCCTCTACGCGAGGGCCAACATTTTTGAGGCACCTCTCCCCCAAAATGCCATGGAGATCTTTGATATTCAAAAGAAAGGTATGGTGATATTCGAGAAGGGTACCTTCACATCCAGCGAAGTTTATCTATACGTGATCTGTGAGGACGAGCTCGTGGGGGACGTCATCGCAGTGATAAAGAAAGTGTATCACGGGGAGCTGGCGAGCATAGAGGAGTACTCCCCAGAAGAGAGCCCGCTCTCAAAGCTCACTGGAAAGCAGCTTGAGGCACTGCTCCTGGCATACAAGAGCGGCTACTTCGACAGCCCGAGGAGGATAACCCTTAGAGAGCTCGCCGAGATGCTGAACCTGAGCCCCTCAACAGTGAAGGAGCATTTGAGGAAAGCCCAGAAGAAAGTCTTCGAGGAGCTTATAGGCTAA